The Microvirgula aerodenitrificans DSM 15089 genome has a segment encoding these proteins:
- a CDS encoding EAL domain-containing protein translates to MLAIDGRARAQAQIRLICDLLEQHSCHIADDSLAFVLPYQAGQDLQILGNALLARITSVRQMRSSESLPIPVHLILLAAHTPVHSPDSLIDRALVASQRAGPAAHSRLTLIDDAEQLDERIEPLRREDRVRGALEADRLTLYSQRILPLDSIGSDCYHHEILARLTDHDGALWMPDSFLPEAERLGLMPELDRRVVDRAYAWLANHRPGGNTPCRWTAINLSAHSLTETDLPAFIEARQREHRINPAEICFELTETSRIRDLPRAIAVMQRLREYGYRFALDDYGSGSATLSYLRDLPVDLVKIDGSFIIGLDQSPLNRDLVRELCRTCRHLGKQIVAEKVENMQVLDCVTGLGIDYAQGYAIEKPVPLNQLEPH, encoded by the coding sequence ATGCTGGCAATTGACGGACGGGCCCGCGCACAGGCGCAAATCCGGCTGATCTGCGATCTGCTGGAACAGCACAGCTGCCACATTGCCGATGACAGTCTGGCTTTTGTGCTTCCGTACCAGGCCGGGCAGGACCTGCAGATCCTCGGCAATGCCCTGCTGGCCCGCATCACCAGCGTGCGCCAGATGCGCTCCAGCGAGTCACTGCCGATCCCGGTCCACCTCATCCTGCTGGCGGCCCACACCCCCGTCCATTCGCCGGACAGCCTCATCGACCGGGCGCTGGTGGCCAGCCAGCGGGCCGGGCCGGCCGCCCACTCCCGCCTGACGCTGATCGACGACGCCGAACAACTGGACGAGAGAATCGAGCCGCTGCGCAGGGAGGACAGGGTCCGCGGGGCACTGGAAGCCGATCGTCTCACGCTGTACTCGCAGCGCATCCTGCCGCTCGACTCGATCGGCAGCGATTGCTATCACCATGAAATCCTGGCCCGCCTGACCGACCACGACGGCGCGCTGTGGATGCCGGACTCCTTCCTGCCGGAGGCGGAGAGACTCGGCCTGATGCCGGAGCTGGATCGCCGGGTCGTCGACCGCGCCTATGCCTGGCTGGCAAACCATCGTCCGGGCGGCAACACGCCGTGCCGGTGGACCGCCATCAATCTGTCCGCGCACAGCCTGACGGAAACCGACCTGCCCGCGTTCATCGAAGCCCGCCAGCGTGAGCACCGCATCAATCCGGCGGAAATCTGCTTTGAGCTGACGGAAACCAGCCGCATCAGGGATCTGCCGCGCGCCATCGCCGTGATGCAGCGGCTGCGGGAGTACGGCTACCGCTTCGCACTGGACGACTATGGCAGCGGCAGCGCCACGCTGTCCTATCTGCGCGACCTGCCCGTCGACCTGGTCAAGATCGACGGCAGCTTCATCATTGGCCTGGACCAGAGCCCGCTGAACCGCGATCTGGTCCGCGAGCTGTGCCGAACCTGCCGGCACCTCGGCAAGCAGATCGTGGCCGAGAAGGTCGAGAACATGCAGGTACTCGACTGCGTCACCGGACTGGGCATCGACTATGCCCAGGGCTATGCGATCGAAAAACCCGTTCCGCTGAATCAGCTCGAACCTCACTGA
- a CDS encoding methyl-accepting chemotaxis protein, with product MKISTRLYALCSTGIIGLLIVSLSALLAFGSIRTSIASITDDSLPSVKALAELQDQFSTLRHNMLLHVLSLHAEDKAALRANIAEGSKWLNEHFKYYADNLATNAQDTANIKVLQTEVERYQALMYQVLALSDLGQTDQAAAMIAQATRPQGKVTLETFKRTVDFNISVLDQSEQDVDESIDNARLVLLGVTTVVVLLLLGGGIWAVRTIYGPMTSLRDGLNQLARDFDFTRRFRRRQQDEISETYQALNGLLDVLQGSFQRLHTLGSNVNAAAETVAAASADVSQASLQVSESAASMSAAVEQMTVSVTHAADRAEQASHSSQQAGKEASHGGEVIDDTIRGFRNTESTVQLAAGQIEQLKAHTAAIGTVIAVIKDIAEQTNLLALNAAIEAARAGESGRSFAVVADAVRMLAERTATSTQEITRTVRLIQQGANETVESMQGVVSLLGHGMSQAELATVAIQRIIDSTDGTVTQVAEISGSMREQSLTSTSIAQGVEHIARMTEQSHTSATHTAASAASLREAAAEMQDTLQAFRV from the coding sequence ATGAAAATATCGACCCGCCTCTATGCGCTGTGCAGCACCGGCATCATCGGCCTGCTGATTGTGTCCCTTTCCGCCCTGCTGGCCTTCGGCAGCATCCGGACCTCCATCGCCAGCATCACCGACGATTCACTGCCGTCGGTCAAGGCACTGGCAGAGCTGCAGGACCAGTTTTCAACCCTGCGCCACAATATGCTGCTGCATGTCCTGAGCCTTCACGCCGAAGACAAGGCCGCATTGCGCGCGAATATCGCCGAAGGCAGCAAATGGCTGAACGAGCACTTCAAATACTATGCCGACAACCTGGCCACGAATGCGCAGGACACAGCCAACATCAAGGTGCTGCAGACGGAAGTGGAGCGCTATCAGGCGCTGATGTACCAGGTGCTGGCATTGTCCGACCTCGGGCAGACCGACCAGGCGGCCGCCATGATCGCCCAGGCCACACGCCCTCAAGGGAAAGTAACCCTCGAGACCTTCAAGCGAACCGTCGACTTCAACATCTCGGTACTGGATCAGTCCGAGCAGGACGTGGACGAATCGATCGACAATGCCCGACTGGTGCTGCTGGGGGTGACAACCGTGGTCGTCTTGCTGCTGCTGGGCGGCGGCATCTGGGCGGTCAGGACCATTTACGGGCCGATGACGTCCCTGCGCGACGGGCTGAACCAGCTTGCCCGGGATTTCGACTTCACCCGCCGCTTCCGGCGCCGGCAACAAGACGAAATCAGTGAGACCTACCAGGCGCTGAACGGGCTGCTGGACGTACTGCAGGGCAGTTTCCAGCGCCTCCACACCCTGGGCAGCAATGTGAATGCAGCGGCGGAAACGGTGGCAGCCGCCTCGGCTGACGTCTCGCAGGCCTCGCTGCAGGTCAGCGAATCGGCGGCCAGCATGTCGGCGGCCGTCGAGCAGATGACCGTCAGTGTGACCCATGCGGCCGACCGCGCCGAACAGGCCAGTCACAGCAGCCAGCAGGCCGGCAAGGAAGCCAGCCATGGCGGCGAAGTCATCGACGACACCATCCGCGGCTTCCGCAACACCGAGTCGACCGTGCAGCTGGCCGCAGGCCAGATCGAGCAGTTGAAGGCCCATACTGCGGCCATTGGCACGGTCATCGCCGTGATCAAGGATATCGCCGAACAGACCAATCTGCTGGCGCTGAACGCGGCGATCGAAGCCGCCCGCGCCGGCGAGTCCGGCCGCAGCTTTGCCGTGGTCGCCGATGCAGTCCGCATGCTGGCCGAGCGAACGGCAACCTCGACGCAGGAGATCACCCGGACCGTGCGCCTGATCCAGCAGGGGGCCAATGAAACCGTGGAGTCGATGCAGGGTGTCGTGTCCCTGCTTGGCCACGGCATGAGCCAGGCGGAACTGGCCACGGTCGCCATTCAGCGCATCATCGACAGCACGGACGGCACGGTGACCCAGGTGGCGGAAATTTCCGGTTCGATGCGCGAACAGTCGCTGACCAGCACCAGCATTGCCCAGGGGGTCGAACATATCGCCCGGATGACCGAGCAGAGCCATACCAGCGCCACGCATACGGCGGCGTCGGCCGCCTCCCTGCGCGAGGCGGCCGCCGAGATGCAGGACACCCTCCAGGCCTTCCGCGTCTAG
- a CDS encoding diguanylate cyclase domain-containing protein has protein sequence MPDLSRELTDIERGLALLGRGWDTPLAAHLAYLALNLKCQAERDGEDELVAAAQTLAHSLHDAVREARQTGHPPADLTQALAARLARLKASRKLASPPPGLPVVHGGILLLAGPGDDVAALEQSLARYGVTLSVHPDPDALIAALDTFQPAALALVRTDSRHDAAISALARTRLAHIPFVVLSPESDFASRIAAVRLGASVFLPWPVGHDELLTALAVPLADSQPLRVLVIDPQVDLVHWYADALTAAGIEVLLASSGAEGYDSMLRNHPDVLLVNRILPDCDGLDFARVVRQTCPVPPMPVLMLASEALQPQRRLSDESIEYWLARPVATDELLVAVQRAGRRRRLQLGLSQRDALTGALTVQALCERLDEELSRVARSAQPLVLALVDLNSFSSFNRRRGYAAGDRVLATWARFLRKRLRRNDLIGRVDGDAFVLVLPDTGLEAAQALLDSLSLAFSELALGDGDAAERLSFSMRLCEADPRLPAAEQLTTLETDV, from the coding sequence ATGCCAGACCTGTCCCGAGAATTGACCGACATCGAGCGGGGCCTCGCCTTGCTGGGCCGTGGCTGGGATACGCCACTGGCGGCTCACCTCGCCTATCTGGCGCTGAACCTGAAATGCCAGGCCGAGCGCGATGGCGAGGATGAGCTGGTCGCCGCTGCCCAGACCCTGGCGCATTCACTGCACGATGCCGTTCGCGAGGCCAGGCAGACCGGGCACCCGCCGGCCGACCTGACCCAGGCGCTGGCGGCCCGTCTCGCCCGGCTCAAGGCCAGCCGCAAGCTGGCCTCGCCGCCGCCGGGCCTGCCGGTGGTGCATGGCGGCATCCTGCTGCTGGCCGGGCCCGGCGATGACGTCGCGGCGCTGGAACAGTCGCTGGCCCGCTATGGCGTAACGCTCAGCGTCCACCCGGACCCGGATGCGCTGATCGCCGCGCTGGACACTTTTCAGCCGGCCGCGCTGGCGCTGGTGCGTACCGACAGCCGCCACGATGCGGCGATTTCGGCGCTGGCGCGGACCCGGCTGGCCCACATACCGTTCGTCGTCCTGTCGCCGGAATCGGACTTTGCCAGCCGCATTGCCGCCGTCCGGCTGGGGGCGAGCGTGTTCCTGCCATGGCCGGTCGGTCACGACGAACTGCTGACGGCGCTGGCGGTCCCGCTGGCGGACAGCCAGCCGTTGCGCGTCCTGGTGATCGACCCGCAGGTCGATCTGGTCCACTGGTATGCCGACGCGCTGACCGCTGCCGGCATCGAGGTCCTGCTGGCCTCTTCCGGCGCCGAAGGCTACGACAGCATGTTGCGCAATCACCCGGACGTGCTGCTGGTCAACCGCATCCTGCCTGACTGCGACGGCCTGGATTTTGCCCGGGTGGTGCGGCAGACCTGCCCGGTACCGCCGATGCCGGTCCTGATGCTGGCCAGCGAGGCGCTGCAGCCGCAGCGACGGCTGTCCGACGAAAGCATCGAATACTGGCTGGCGCGGCCGGTCGCGACCGATGAACTGCTGGTGGCGGTCCAGCGTGCCGGCCGCCGCCGCCGGCTGCAGCTCGGACTGAGCCAGCGCGACGCGCTGACCGGGGCGCTGACGGTCCAGGCGCTGTGCGAACGGCTGGACGAGGAACTGTCGCGCGTGGCACGCAGCGCGCAGCCACTGGTGCTGGCGCTGGTCGACCTGAACAGCTTCTCGTCGTTCAACCGGCGCCGGGGCTATGCCGCCGGCGACCGGGTGCTGGCGACCTGGGCGCGCTTCCTGCGCAAGCGGCTGCGCCGCAACGACCTGATCGGGCGTGTCGATGGCGACGCCTTCGTGCTGGTGCTGCCCGATACCGGGCTGGAAGCCGCGCAGGCGCTGCTCGACAGCCTGTCGCTGGCCTTCTCCGAGCTGGCGCTCGGTGACGGCGACGCCGCCGAACGGCTGTCGTTCAGCATGCGTCTGTGCGAGGCAGATCCCCGGCTGCCGGCTGCCGAGCAGCTGACCACGCTGGAGACGGACGTCTGA
- a CDS encoding ribonuclease catalytic domain-containing protein yields MATNVFYEEDGGFKVGAVLTDNDTSLQVEAPHGKRSKIKSAAILLRFSSALADFLPAAEQQAAEIDIDFLWECCGDAEFDAATLAEDYFGHKPSALESAAIALRVHGAPMYFYKKGKGRYKAAPHEALQAALAGIEKKKRQQQQIDGWVDACRAGQLPEEWKPHLMSLLWRPDKNTLEWKGLEAASKALQVSPLKLVAERGGISSVPDYLLAGFIMEHFPRGRGFPVFEAVEMPAGLPDAGVEAFSIDDSATTEIDDALSLTRLDNGNWRIGVHIAAPTLGVGPDSDVEKLVFQRLSTVYFPGEKITMLPDSLVQQFTLAEGRHCPAVSVYFEVAPDDYRILGHESRVDSVKITANLRHDWLETVFNEDTLAHDPGRDYPYKHELRVLWEFANALEVGRGKADSNQQQRLDYNFAIVDGKVVLTPRRRGAPMDKLVSELMILANATWGGDLAAAGIPAMYRAQTAGKVRMTTAAEPHVGLGVPQYAWSTSPLRRAADFVNQQQIVAMVRGETPRYKRGDPDLFARLRDFDVAYNAYGDFQYQMERFWCLRWFSQENVSDITAQWIKDDLVRLDGLPMATRVAGLPEMAAGERVRLQVARIDELALEIEFRVLGKVTPESA; encoded by the coding sequence ATGGCGACCAACGTATTTTACGAGGAAGACGGCGGATTCAAAGTGGGCGCCGTCCTGACCGACAACGATACCAGCCTCCAGGTGGAGGCCCCTCACGGCAAGCGATCCAAAATCAAATCGGCAGCGATCCTGCTGCGCTTTAGCTCGGCCCTGGCCGATTTCCTGCCTGCAGCCGAGCAGCAGGCGGCGGAAATCGACATCGACTTCCTGTGGGAGTGCTGCGGCGACGCGGAGTTCGATGCGGCAACGCTGGCAGAAGATTATTTCGGCCACAAGCCGTCAGCACTGGAAAGTGCGGCGATTGCCCTGCGCGTGCATGGCGCCCCGATGTATTTCTACAAGAAGGGCAAGGGCCGCTACAAGGCCGCCCCGCACGAGGCGCTGCAGGCTGCGCTGGCCGGCATCGAGAAGAAAAAGCGCCAGCAGCAGCAGATTGACGGCTGGGTCGACGCCTGCCGCGCCGGCCAGCTGCCGGAAGAGTGGAAGCCGCACCTGATGTCGCTGCTGTGGCGTCCGGACAAGAACACGCTGGAATGGAAGGGGCTGGAAGCCGCCAGCAAGGCACTGCAGGTGTCGCCGCTGAAGCTGGTGGCCGAGCGCGGCGGCATTTCGTCGGTGCCCGACTATCTGCTGGCCGGTTTCATCATGGAGCACTTCCCGCGCGGACGCGGCTTCCCGGTGTTCGAGGCGGTCGAGATGCCGGCCGGCCTGCCCGACGCCGGTGTCGAAGCGTTCTCGATCGACGATTCCGCTACCACCGAGATCGACGATGCGCTGTCGCTGACCCGCCTCGACAACGGCAACTGGCGCATCGGCGTCCATATCGCCGCGCCGACGCTTGGCGTCGGTCCGGATTCGGACGTGGAAAAGCTGGTATTCCAGCGCCTGTCGACGGTGTATTTCCCCGGCGAGAAGATCACCATGCTGCCTGATTCGCTGGTCCAGCAGTTCACGCTGGCCGAAGGCCGGCACTGCCCGGCGGTCAGCGTGTACTTCGAGGTGGCGCCGGACGACTATCGCATCCTCGGCCACGAAAGCCGGGTCGACAGCGTGAAAATCACCGCCAACCTGCGCCACGACTGGCTGGAAACGGTATTCAACGAAGACACGCTGGCCCACGATCCGGGCCGCGACTATCCATACAAGCACGAGTTGCGCGTGCTGTGGGAATTCGCCAACGCGCTGGAAGTCGGCCGCGGCAAGGCCGACAGCAACCAGCAGCAGCGTCTCGACTACAACTTCGCCATCGTCGATGGCAAGGTGGTGCTGACGCCGCGCCGCCGCGGCGCGCCGATGGACAAGCTGGTGTCCGAGCTGATGATCCTGGCCAACGCCACCTGGGGCGGCGACCTGGCCGCCGCCGGCATCCCGGCCATGTACCGGGCACAGACGGCCGGCAAGGTACGCATGACCACCGCCGCCGAACCGCACGTCGGCCTCGGCGTGCCGCAGTACGCGTGGTCGACCTCGCCGCTGCGCCGCGCGGCCGACTTCGTCAACCAGCAGCAGATCGTGGCCATGGTTCGCGGCGAGACCCCGCGCTACAAGCGCGGCGACCCCGACCTGTTCGCCCGGCTGCGCGATTTCGACGTCGCCTACAACGCCTATGGCGATTTCCAGTACCAGATGGAGCGCTTCTGGTGCCTGCGCTGGTTCAGTCAGGAAAACGTGAGCGACATCACCGCGCAGTGGATCAAGGACGACCTGGTCCGCCTCGACGGCCTGCCGATGGCCACGCGCGTGGCCGGTCTGCCGGAAATGGCCGCCGGCGAGCGGGTGCGGCTGCAGGTGGCACGCATCGACGAGCTGGCGCTGGAAATCGAATTCCGCGTGCTCGGCAAGGTCACGCCGGAAAGCGCCTGA
- a CDS encoding peptidase U32 family protein produces the protein MSLPAHQLELLAPARTADIGREAILHGADAVYIGGPSFGARHNACNTVSEIAGLAEFAHRYHARIFVTLNTILHDAELEPSRQLVWQLYEAGIDALIVQDMGLLELDLPPLQLHASTQCDIRTPEKARFLADAGFSQVVPARELTLAQIRAVRDALPADTTLEFFIHGALCVAFSGQCYISHADNGRSANRGDCSQACRLPYTLTDASGGVVAFDKHLLSMKDNDQSANLEALIDAGVRSFKIEGRYKEANYVKNITAHYRLLLDEILERRPELARASSGRSEILFTPDIDKSFHRGHTDYFVNGRHDDIGAFDSPTFIGVPVGTVTRLAQDWFEIDATEPLANGDGLNYMKKREVHGMQANTVEMTGPGENGTTRWRVYPNEGMRALDGLKPGTEVSRNRDHAWEQALTRKSAERRVGVWLKLEDQPDGLKLTATDEDGGTASAAMALTLEPARDAARAEAGLRDSLAKLGSTMFVAHGVELALASAWFVPASAINALRRDVVARLAAARIANWPRPPRKAPLEPPVPYPETSLSYLANVYNDKARAFYARHGVTLIDAAYEAHEEPGEVSLMITKHCLRFSYNLCPKQAKGVIGVKGQIRAEPMTLKSGNETYTLTFDCKPCEMHVMGKIKKHIFNAPPPSSVPVQPLTFHRKQP, from the coding sequence ATGAGCCTGCCCGCCCACCAGCTTGAACTGCTCGCGCCCGCCAGGACCGCCGACATCGGCCGCGAGGCGATCCTGCACGGCGCGGACGCGGTTTACATCGGCGGCCCGTCGTTCGGCGCGCGCCACAACGCCTGTAACACGGTGAGCGAGATCGCCGGTCTGGCCGAATTCGCTCACCGCTACCACGCCCGCATCTTCGTCACCCTGAACACCATCCTGCACGATGCCGAGCTGGAACCGTCGCGCCAGCTGGTCTGGCAGCTGTACGAGGCCGGCATCGATGCGCTGATCGTGCAGGACATGGGCCTGCTGGAACTCGACCTGCCACCGCTCCAGCTCCACGCCAGCACCCAGTGCGACATCCGCACACCGGAAAAGGCGCGCTTCCTGGCCGATGCCGGTTTTTCCCAGGTGGTGCCGGCGCGCGAGCTGACGCTGGCGCAGATCCGCGCCGTGCGCGATGCGCTGCCGGCCGACACCACACTCGAATTCTTCATCCACGGCGCATTGTGCGTGGCGTTTTCCGGCCAGTGCTATATCAGCCATGCCGACAACGGCCGCAGCGCCAACCGGGGTGACTGTTCGCAGGCCTGCCGGCTGCCGTACACGCTGACCGATGCCAGTGGCGGCGTGGTCGCCTTCGACAAGCATCTGCTGTCGATGAAGGACAACGACCAGAGCGCCAATCTGGAAGCGCTGATCGACGCCGGCGTGCGCTCGTTCAAGATCGAGGGGCGCTACAAGGAAGCCAACTACGTCAAGAACATCACCGCCCACTACCGGCTGCTGCTCGACGAGATCCTCGAACGCCGCCCGGAACTGGCGCGCGCCTCCAGCGGCCGCAGCGAGATCCTGTTCACGCCGGATATCGACAAGTCCTTCCATCGCGGCCATACCGATTATTTCGTCAACGGCCGCCATGACGATATCGGCGCCTTCGATTCGCCGACCTTTATCGGCGTACCGGTCGGCACGGTAACGCGGCTGGCCCAGGACTGGTTCGAGATCGACGCCACCGAGCCGCTCGCCAACGGCGACGGCCTCAACTACATGAAAAAGCGCGAAGTGCACGGCATGCAGGCCAATACCGTCGAAATGACCGGTCCTGGCGAGAACGGCACCACGCGCTGGCGGGTGTATCCAAACGAGGGCATGCGCGCGCTGGACGGGCTGAAGCCGGGCACGGAAGTCAGCCGCAACCGCGACCATGCCTGGGAGCAGGCGCTGACACGCAAGTCGGCCGAGCGCCGGGTCGGCGTCTGGCTGAAGCTGGAAGACCAGCCCGACGGGCTGAAACTGACTGCCACCGACGAGGATGGCGGGACGGCATCGGCCGCCATGGCGCTGACGCTGGAACCGGCCCGTGACGCCGCGCGGGCGGAAGCCGGGCTGCGCGACAGCCTGGCCAAGCTGGGCAGCACCATGTTCGTCGCCCACGGCGTCGAGCTGGCGCTGGCCTCGGCCTGGTTCGTGCCGGCCTCGGCCATCAACGCCCTGCGCCGCGACGTGGTCGCCCGGCTGGCCGCCGCGCGCATCGCCAACTGGCCGCGCCCGCCGCGCAAGGCGCCGCTGGAACCGCCGGTGCCGTATCCGGAGACCTCACTGTCGTATCTGGCCAATGTGTACAACGACAAGGCCCGGGCGTTCTATGCCCGCCACGGCGTCACGCTGATCGATGCGGCCTACGAGGCGCACGAGGAGCCGGGCGAGGTCAGCCTGATGATCACCAAGCATTGCCTGCGCTTCAGCTACAACCTGTGCCCGAAGCAGGCCAAAGGGGTCATCGGCGTCAAGGGCCAGATCCGCGCCGAGCCGATGACGCTGAAGTCCGGCAACGAGACCTATACCCTGACCTTCGACTGCAAGCCGTGCGAAATGCACGTCATGGGCAAGATAAAGAAACACATTTTCAACGCCCCGCCGCCGTCCAGCGTGCCGGTCCAGCCGCTGACCTTCCACCGCAAGCAGCCGTAG
- the fmt gene encoding methionyl-tRNA formyltransferase encodes MKLIFAGTPDFAAAALSALHAAGHDIALVLTQPDRPAGRGMKLKPSAVKARALELGLPVSQPQTLRDAGARQALHDIGADVMVVAAYGLILPQAVLDIPPLGCLNIHASILPRWRGAAPIQRALLAGDAESGVTIMQMEAGLDTGPMRHVVRTPISATDTAASLHDRLMALGAAAIVEVLADPAAFPPCTQPEAGVTYAAKLDKEEARLDWTRPVAELDRAVRGYCPVPGAWTTLGGDLLKVWGASPADGRGAPGTVLEAGHDGLLVACGDGALRLSEVQPAGGRRLAASAFAAGRHGLVGQLLGTDPA; translated from the coding sequence ATGAAACTCATCTTCGCCGGCACGCCGGATTTCGCCGCCGCCGCCCTGTCCGCGCTGCATGCCGCCGGACACGACATCGCCCTGGTGCTGACCCAGCCCGACCGGCCGGCCGGCCGTGGCATGAAGCTCAAGCCGTCGGCGGTCAAGGCGCGCGCGCTGGAACTGGGACTGCCGGTCAGCCAGCCGCAGACGCTGCGCGATGCCGGCGCCCGGCAAGCGCTGCACGACATCGGGGCCGACGTGATGGTGGTGGCCGCCTACGGGCTGATCCTGCCGCAGGCGGTACTGGACATCCCGCCGCTCGGCTGCCTGAACATCCATGCGTCGATCCTGCCGCGCTGGCGTGGCGCCGCGCCGATCCAGCGCGCGCTGCTGGCCGGCGATGCCGAGTCCGGCGTCACCATCATGCAGATGGAAGCCGGGCTGGACACCGGTCCGATGCGGCATGTCGTGCGCACGCCGATCAGCGCCACCGACACTGCCGCCAGCCTGCACGACCGGCTGATGGCGCTGGGCGCGGCCGCCATTGTCGAGGTGCTGGCCGATCCGGCCGCCTTCCCGCCCTGCACGCAGCCGGAAGCGGGCGTCACCTATGCGGCCAAGCTCGACAAGGAAGAGGCCCGGCTCGACTGGACCCGGCCGGTGGCGGAACTCGACCGTGCCGTGCGCGGCTACTGCCCGGTGCCGGGCGCGTGGACCACGCTGGGCGGCGATCTGCTGAAAGTGTGGGGGGCGAGCCCGGCCGACGGGCGCGGTGCGCCTGGCACGGTGCTGGAAGCCGGCCACGACGGCCTGCTGGTCGCTTGCGGTGATGGCGCGCTGCGCCTGAGCGAAGTCCAGCCTGCCGGCGGCAGGCGCCTGGCGGCCAGTGCCTTCGCGGCCGGCCGGCACGGGCTGGTCGGCCAGTTGCTCGGCACCGACCCTGCATAA